A single Candidatus Anaeroferrophillus wilburensis DNA region contains:
- a CDS encoding DUF2238 domain-containing protein — MKKLLQQPSALAMIAVCSLLVSGLAPYDRMVWLLEVFPILIGLPVLLCTYGHFRFTNLVYLLLLIHAIILMIGGHYSYARVPAGLWFQDLFHLSRNHFDRLGHLAQGFIPAMVTREILLRRSPLVAGKWLSGIVLAICLAISASYEFIEWWVALLGGYQAEEFLATQGDVWDTQWDMFLALVGAAIALLTLSRYHDHQLQKHDYR, encoded by the coding sequence ATGAAAAAGCTTTTACAACAACCATCGGCATTGGCAATGATCGCCGTCTGCAGCCTGCTGGTTTCCGGCCTGGCACCCTATGATCGGATGGTCTGGCTGTTGGAGGTCTTTCCCATTCTCATCGGCCTGCCGGTTCTCCTGTGCACCTATGGCCATTTTCGCTTTACCAATCTGGTTTACCTCCTGTTATTGATTCATGCAATCATTCTCATGATTGGCGGCCATTATTCCTATGCCCGGGTCCCGGCCGGCCTTTGGTTCCAGGATCTTTTTCATCTAAGCCGCAACCATTTTGACCGCCTCGGCCATCTGGCCCAGGGATTTATCCCGGCAATGGTGACCAGGGAGATACTCCTGCGCCGGTCGCCGCTGGTTGCCGGAAAATGGCTGAGTGGCATTGTGCTGGCCATCTGTCTGGCCATCAGCGCCAGCTATGAGTTTATTGAGTGGTGGGTTGCCCTGCTTGGCGGCTACCAGGCCGAAGAGTTTCTCGCCACCCAGGGAGATGTATGGGATACCCAGTGGGATATGTTTCTTGCCCTGGTGGGCGCCGCCATCGCCCTGCTAACCCTGAGCCGCTACCACGATCATCAGTTGCAAAAACATGACTACCGCTGA
- a CDS encoding Dabb family protein — translation MIRHLIFLTFKPEIQDADIAAIERGLAALPAKIQDISSFEFGRDIVRSERSCDFALVSSFADLEALKRYQVHPDHQAVLAKVKAACSQIQAVDYEY, via the coding sequence ATGATCAGACACCTTATCTTCCTGACCTTTAAACCGGAGATTCAGGACGCTGATATTGCCGCCATTGAACGGGGACTGGCAGCACTGCCGGCAAAAATCCAGGATATTTCCAGCTTTGAGTTCGGCCGCGATATTGTTCGATCCGAGCGCTCCTGTGATTTTGCCCTGGTTTCCTCCTTTGCTGACCTGGAAGCGTTGAAACGCTACCAGGTTCACCCCGACCATCAGGCCGTCCTTGCCAAGGTGAAAGCCGCCTGCAGTCAGATTCAGGCGGTTGATTATGAATACTGA
- a CDS encoding TIGR00266 family protein, whose product MKCHEVDYQIIGNDIQLVEIELDPGETVIAEAGAMNYMDDGISFSAKMGDGSKPDAGFFGKLMGAGIRAVTGETVFLTHFTNNGSGKKQVAFSAPYPGKIIPINMANINGELFCQKDAFLCAALGTEVGIAFTKRLGTGFFGGEGFILQRLRGDGMAFIHAGGTVITKQLDNQKIMVDTGCIVAFTGNIDYDVQRAGSLKSMFFGGEGMFLATLSGTGTVLLQSLPFSRLADRIIAHAPAAGGSRKGEGSVLGSLGNLIDGR is encoded by the coding sequence ATGAAGTGCCATGAAGTTGATTACCAGATAATAGGCAATGATATCCAACTGGTGGAGATCGAGCTGGACCCCGGCGAAACGGTCATTGCGGAAGCGGGAGCCATGAACTACATGGATGACGGCATCTCCTTCAGCGCCAAAATGGGGGACGGCTCCAAACCTGACGCCGGTTTTTTCGGCAAACTGATGGGTGCCGGCATCCGGGCGGTAACCGGGGAAACAGTGTTCCTCACCCATTTCACCAACAACGGCAGCGGTAAAAAACAGGTGGCCTTTTCGGCGCCCTATCCGGGGAAAATCATTCCGATCAATATGGCAAACATCAACGGGGAACTTTTCTGCCAGAAAGATGCCTTTTTGTGTGCCGCCCTGGGAACCGAAGTGGGTATTGCGTTTACCAAACGGCTGGGAACCGGCTTTTTCGGCGGGGAAGGATTCATTCTCCAGCGTCTGCGTGGCGACGGCATGGCTTTTATTCATGCCGGCGGCACGGTGATCACCAAGCAACTTGACAACCAGAAGATCATGGTGGATACCGGCTGCATCGTTGCCTTTACCGGCAATATCGATTATGATGTCCAGCGGGCCGGCAGCCTCAAATCGATGTTTTTCGGCGGCGAGGGCATGTTCCTCGCCACCCTGAGCGGTACCGGCACCGTCCTGCTCCAGAGCCTGCCCTTCTCGCGTCTCGCCGATCGGATTATCGCCCATGCCCCGGCGGCTGGCGGCAGCCGGAAAGGCGAAGGATCGGTACTGGGCAGCCTGGGAAATCTCATTGACGGCCGATAG
- a CDS encoding 4Fe-4S ferredoxin: MTIEIITASRLAEKIIRFVRMSSDNSLHNESGEPAWGAPLVGFARGDDQLFAHLKTDIGPFYWTPEDIFQLTFPDLQVSAADLAVVCWILPQTAATKEEHRQATSLPAERWSRSRLYGEQFNDLLRRQVVLWLQESVISAIAPLHAPQWQWQRSPRYGLASNWSERHAAHVAGLGTFGLSDGLITPVGKAMRCGSVVALLPVEPATRPYASHVDYCLYYTKGTCGACIDRCPAGAISKNGHDKERCLAYIKETTAPYAENQLGEPVSSCGLCQVKIPCESKIPAASGQTPFVRSQP; encoded by the coding sequence ATGACCATCGAAATAATCACAGCCAGCCGGCTGGCAGAAAAAATAATCCGCTTCGTCCGCATGTCGTCCGACAATTCACTCCACAACGAATCCGGCGAACCGGCTTGGGGAGCGCCGCTGGTGGGTTTTGCCCGGGGTGATGATCAGCTGTTTGCTCACTTGAAAACCGATATTGGCCCCTTTTACTGGACTCCGGAAGATATTTTCCAGCTCACCTTTCCTGATTTACAGGTCTCGGCCGCCGACCTGGCGGTTGTCTGCTGGATTCTTCCCCAGACGGCGGCAACCAAAGAGGAGCACCGCCAGGCCACCTCCCTGCCTGCTGAACGCTGGAGCCGTTCGCGCCTCTATGGCGAACAGTTTAATGACCTGCTGCGCCGCCAGGTGGTTCTCTGGCTCCAGGAAAGCGTCATTTCAGCCATCGCTCCGCTTCACGCCCCCCAATGGCAGTGGCAGCGGTCGCCCCGCTACGGTCTGGCATCGAATTGGTCGGAACGCCACGCCGCCCATGTTGCCGGTTTGGGAACCTTCGGTCTCAGCGATGGTCTGATTACTCCGGTTGGCAAAGCCATGCGCTGCGGCTCGGTGGTTGCCCTGCTGCCGGTTGAACCGGCCACAAGACCCTATGCCAGCCATGTCGATTACTGTCTCTATTATACCAAGGGAACCTGCGGCGCCTGCATTGACCGCTGCCCGGCAGGGGCCATCAGCAAAAACGGCCATGACAAGGAACGCTGCCTGGCCTATATCAAGGAAACAACCGCACCCTATGCAGAAAACCAGCTGGGGGAACCGGTCAGCAGCTGCGGTCTGTGCCAGGTGAAGATTCCCTGCGAGTCAAAAATTCCGGCCGCCAGCGGCCAAACCCCTTTTGTCAGGAGTCAGCCATGA
- a CDS encoding TraB/GumN family protein yields MSNSTTIDTRPLPSRVHRLEVNGKTIYLVGTAHVSKESVQDVHDTVSAVKPEAICIELCESRRQAITRRDAWQQMDIIKVVREKKSLFLLAQLILTSFYRKIGEQLGVQPGAEMIAGMELAKQTGAILVLADRNIEITLKRVWGYLNLWNRMKMIGHLLFSLLATEEIGSDLIEEMKEQDQLEHVLEELSNSFPEVKKRLIDERDIYLAQKIREAPGQVVVAVVGAGHVPGIKKYITTEHSLEPLMTMPPTSPLLPLIKWAIPVTVMAMLIGGFFKSGSEHSLQSIYIWVMVNGVLAGIGAALALGHPLTILSSVVAAPITSLNPMIAAGWVSGLVQAYVKKPTVADLEDLPNAISTVKGFWFNPACRVLLVVVLANLGSSLGTFISGSWIAARLF; encoded by the coding sequence ATGAGCAACAGCACTACCATCGATACCCGACCCCTGCCATCTCGCGTCCACCGGCTTGAGGTCAACGGCAAAACCATCTACCTGGTGGGCACTGCCCACGTCTCCAAGGAGAGTGTTCAGGACGTCCATGATACCGTCAGCGCGGTCAAACCGGAGGCTATCTGCATTGAGCTGTGCGAATCCCGCAGACAGGCCATAACCCGCAGAGATGCCTGGCAGCAGATGGATATTATCAAGGTAGTCAGGGAAAAAAAATCACTCTTCCTCCTCGCCCAGCTGATTTTGACCTCTTTCTACCGGAAAATCGGCGAACAGCTCGGGGTTCAGCCGGGAGCTGAAATGATTGCCGGCATGGAACTGGCGAAACAGACCGGAGCGATACTGGTTCTTGCCGACCGCAACATCGAGATCACCCTGAAAAGAGTCTGGGGTTACCTCAACCTCTGGAACAGAATGAAAATGATCGGCCATCTGCTTTTCAGCCTGCTGGCCACTGAGGAGATTGGCTCTGACCTTATCGAGGAGATGAAAGAACAGGACCAGTTGGAACATGTGCTGGAAGAACTGAGTAACTCGTTTCCCGAAGTCAAGAAGCGGCTCATTGACGAGCGGGATATCTACCTGGCACAAAAGATCAGGGAAGCACCCGGCCAGGTGGTGGTGGCGGTGGTCGGCGCCGGTCACGTCCCCGGCATCAAAAAGTACATTACCACCGAGCACTCCCTTGAGCCACTGATGACCATGCCGCCCACGTCACCTCTGCTGCCGCTGATCAAATGGGCCATCCCGGTGACCGTCATGGCCATGCTGATCGGCGGCTTTTTCAAAAGCGGCAGCGAACATTCACTACAGTCAATCTATATCTGGGTGATGGTTAACGGCGTGCTGGCCGGGATCGGCGCAGCCCTGGCCCTGGGACACCCCCTCACCATCCTCTCTTCCGTGGTGGCCGCCCCCATCACCAGCCTGAACCCCATGATTGCCGCCGGCTGGGTTTCAGGTCTCGTCCAGGCGTACGTGAAAAAACCAACGGTGGCCGACCTGGAAGATCTGCCGAACGCCATCTCCACGGTCAAAGGTTTCTGGTTCAACCCCGCCTGCCGCGTCCTGCTGGTGGTTGTCCTGGCCAATCTGGGCAGTTCCCTGGGAACCTTCATTTCCGGCAGCTGGATTGCCGCCCGGCTGTTTTAA
- a CDS encoding cupin domain-containing protein, whose protein sequence is MSSSRNIFADLPGAVKTEFFENLLTTKNFRIERIISHGQASPKDFWYDQDHQEWVLLLAGKARLQLADQHGEIELNPGDYLLISAHQRHRVAWTDPGQPTIWLAIHYE, encoded by the coding sequence ATGTCTAGCAGCCGGAATATTTTCGCCGATCTGCCGGGAGCAGTGAAAACTGAGTTTTTTGAAAATCTCCTGACAACTAAAAACTTTCGTATTGAGCGCATCATATCCCATGGCCAGGCGTCACCCAAAGATTTCTGGTATGACCAGGATCATCAGGAGTGGGTTCTCCTGCTGGCCGGCAAAGCCCGGCTGCAGCTCGCCGACCAACATGGGGAAATCGAACTTAATCCTGGAGACTACCTGCTCATTTCCGCCCACCAGCGCCACCGGGTAGCCTGGACCGACCCCGGACAACCCACTATCTGGCTGGCGATCCACTATGAATGA
- a CDS encoding HD domain-containing protein — protein sequence MVQVTFQKIFLHSKVARRVYAQFILCALIPIVLMATISYFSVSKQLVQQSEKQLHLASKIAVMTIFERLITMEQELQRLASQELGHHQTLSRAFIEKHLPKSQHFKAVRLLSGSMAEISLSTDSEQMKSLQGGKSLLLTMAESTILPAGIHLLVPLSSDSSDSGFLAGELNPDCLWEENRQQWLNDVQLSVFDQTNRQLIFTSFNESHPFPHLAANTTRHATMQPFEWQVDGKIYLACARPLFLQGNFQGSQWTLVLSESKASFADTISSFQNTFPQTIAITMLVVLLFSTTQIRRKLGPLAELKEGMKKITTQSFNQRVEIHTGDEFEELADSFNDMLTRLDNHFITMKTRDMIDREILSTMDTDKIAAIVISHLDRLGSGEYVGLALQDFPEPEIISSYLGRHGKQSKRTIASATIPMADKLLFSNHRHGLFVHAGKCPDYFNPLFARGVISLLITPIMIKEKFAGLIFLTYRTYLIHHPDDQLLVQQFADQLAVGLENARLVEDLQQLNWGTLTALAKTVDAKSPWTAGHSERVTRLAVTTAKAMNLPPTDIETIHRSALLHDIGKIGIPLTILDKPGRLTYEEYKIICRHPQVGKMILEPISFYRQAATIIEQHHEHFDGKGYPGGLSGEEIVLGARIIAVADVFDSCISDRPYRPGMDFAQVVDIISNGSGSQFDPQVVDAFLQIVASSPDRFAKNSAEPERLFSNYQNRLAS from the coding sequence ATGGTCCAAGTCACGTTTCAGAAAATCTTCCTCCACAGTAAAGTTGCCCGGCGCGTCTATGCGCAGTTCATCCTGTGCGCCTTGATTCCCATCGTCCTTATGGCGACCATTTCCTATTTTTCGGTTTCCAAACAACTTGTCCAGCAGAGCGAAAAACAACTCCATCTGGCCAGCAAGATAGCGGTGATGACCATCTTCGAACGGCTCATTACCATGGAACAGGAACTACAAAGACTGGCCAGCCAAGAATTGGGCCACCACCAGACACTGTCTCGTGCGTTTATCGAAAAGCATCTCCCAAAATCCCAACATTTCAAAGCGGTCAGGCTCCTCTCTGGTTCCATGGCGGAAATCAGTCTGTCAACCGACAGTGAGCAAATGAAGAGCTTGCAAGGCGGCAAATCCCTGCTGCTAACCATGGCTGAGTCCACCATTCTGCCAGCTGGCATCCATCTTTTGGTCCCCCTGAGTTCTGATTCTTCTGACAGCGGCTTCCTGGCTGGAGAGCTCAACCCCGATTGTCTCTGGGAGGAAAACCGACAGCAATGGCTAAATGACGTTCAGCTCTCTGTTTTCGACCAGACCAATCGACAACTGATCTTCACCTCTTTCAACGAGTCACACCCCTTCCCTCACCTGGCGGCCAATACAACTCGCCACGCAACAATGCAGCCTTTTGAATGGCAGGTAGACGGCAAAATCTATCTGGCCTGCGCCCGACCACTCTTTCTGCAGGGCAATTTCCAGGGTTCACAGTGGACGCTGGTTTTAAGCGAAAGCAAAGCAAGCTTTGCTGACACAATCAGCAGTTTCCAGAACACCTTCCCCCAGACTATTGCCATAACCATGCTGGTGGTGCTGCTGTTCAGCACTACCCAGATTCGCAGGAAACTGGGGCCGCTTGCTGAGCTCAAAGAGGGCATGAAAAAAATAACCACCCAGAGCTTCAACCAGCGGGTGGAGATCCACACCGGAGATGAATTTGAGGAACTGGCCGACTCGTTCAATGACATGCTAACCCGCTTGGACAACCATTTTATCACCATGAAAACCAGGGATATGATCGACCGGGAAATTCTTTCAACCATGGATACCGACAAGATCGCCGCCATTGTCATCAGTCACCTTGACCGACTGGGGAGTGGTGAATATGTCGGCCTGGCGCTGCAGGATTTTCCTGAGCCGGAGATCATCAGCTCGTATCTTGGACGCCATGGCAAACAAAGTAAAAGGACCATCGCCTCGGCTACCATTCCCATGGCAGACAAATTGCTGTTCAGCAATCATCGCCATGGACTTTTTGTCCATGCCGGTAAATGCCCGGACTATTTCAACCCTCTTTTTGCCCGCGGCGTCATCTCCCTTTTGATTACTCCAATCATGATCAAAGAAAAGTTCGCCGGACTCATTTTTCTTACCTACCGGACATACCTGATCCACCATCCCGATGATCAGCTTCTGGTTCAGCAATTTGCTGATCAGCTGGCGGTAGGCCTTGAGAATGCCCGACTGGTAGAGGATCTACAACAGTTGAACTGGGGAACGCTGACTGCTCTGGCCAAAACCGTTGACGCCAAATCACCCTGGACTGCAGGTCATTCGGAGCGGGTCACCCGCCTGGCAGTTACCACTGCCAAAGCCATGAATCTGCCCCCGACAGACATTGAAACCATCCACCGCAGCGCCCTGCTCCACGATATCGGCAAAATAGGAATTCCGCTGACTATCCTGGACAAACCAGGCAGATTGACCTACGAGGAATATAAAATCATCTGCAGGCATCCCCAAGTGGGTAAGATGATTCTCGAACCAATATCCTTTTACCGGCAGGCGGCAACAATTATTGAGCAGCACCATGAACACTTTGACGGCAAAGGATATCCAGGCGGTCTCTCAGGAGAAGAGATCGTCTTGGGAGCGCGGATTATTGCCGTTGCCGATGTTTTTGATTCCTGCATTTCAGATCGACCCTATCGTCCGGGGATGGATTTTGCCCAGGTAGTCGATATTATCTCAAATGGTTCAGGAAGCCAGTTTGATCCCCAGGTCGTCGACGCCTTCCTGCAGATAGTGGCCTCCTCTCCCGATCGTTTCGCAAAAAACAGTGCAGAGCCGGAAAGGCTTTTCAGCAACTACCAAAATCGACTTGCTTCTTGA
- a CDS encoding PilZ domain-containing protein — protein MNEKRYFKRVTFLTEVQVLCDDQTLPGELLDISLKGALLRITTPGPLAIGTLATVCIYLPPSDITIRAEAQVVHRRENDFGFTFTGIDAEAMGHLRRLMELNTGNSEEITSELPFLLKK, from the coding sequence ATGAATGAAAAACGTTATTTCAAACGGGTAACTTTTCTCACTGAAGTTCAGGTATTGTGTGATGATCAGACACTACCAGGTGAGTTGCTGGATATCTCCCTTAAAGGGGCTCTGCTAAGGATCACAACTCCTGGACCACTGGCCATTGGCACATTGGCAACCGTCTGCATCTACCTTCCCCCTTCCGACATCACCATCCGCGCTGAAGCCCAGGTGGTCCACCGTCGGGAAAACGATTTCGGCTTTACCTTCACCGGCATTGATGCCGAAGCCATGGGACACCTGCGGCGGCTGATGGAATTGAACACCGGCAACAGCGAAGAGATAACCAGTGAACTGCCCTTTTTGCTTAAAAAATAG
- a CDS encoding TMEM165/GDT1 family protein translates to MDSNLFLTVFGTVFLAELGDKTQLATLLFAADQQVNKWLVFFSASLALICTSALGVAAGGLISRHVAEKQLAILAGCGFIIIGIWTLRKAF, encoded by the coding sequence ATGGACAGCAACCTCTTTCTCACCGTTTTCGGCACTGTCTTTCTGGCGGAGTTGGGCGATAAAACGCAGTTGGCAACCCTGCTGTTTGCTGCTGATCAGCAGGTCAACAAATGGCTCGTTTTTTTCAGCGCTTCCCTGGCCTTGATCTGCACCTCCGCCCTTGGCGTCGCCGCCGGCGGCCTGATCTCCCGCCATGTGGCCGAAAAACAGCTGGCCATCCTGGCCGGCTGTGGATTTATCATCATCGGCATCTGGACTCTGCGGAAAGCTTTTTGA
- the galE gene encoding UDP-glucose 4-epimerase GalE, with product MNILVTGGAGYIGSHTCLELLNAGHQVMVVDNLCNSKEASLLRVQELTGKKLHFHQVDLLDQKSLDAVFASQPIEAVIHFAGLKAVGESVAMPLRYYHNNITGTINLCEVMTRHRVNKLVFSSSATVYGDPHTVPIREDFPVGATNPYGRTKLMIEEILRDLQRANDAWHISLLRYFNPVGAHESGRIGEDPNGIPNNLLPYISQVAVGKLQKLSVFGSDYPTPDGTGIRDYIHVVDLAVGHLRALEAMTTTPGVATYNLGTGRGYSVLEMVAAFEQSSGRRIPYQITGRRPGDIASCYADPSLAERKLHWTAERDIATMTADAWRWQQQNPDGYV from the coding sequence ATGAACATTCTGGTTACCGGCGGCGCCGGATACATCGGCAGTCACACCTGCCTCGAACTGCTGAACGCCGGCCATCAAGTCATGGTGGTTGACAACCTGTGCAACAGCAAGGAAGCCTCGCTTCTCCGGGTGCAGGAGCTAACCGGCAAAAAGCTGCACTTCCACCAGGTTGACCTGCTTGACCAAAAGTCCTTGGACGCGGTCTTTGCCAGCCAACCCATTGAGGCGGTCATCCATTTTGCCGGACTGAAAGCGGTGGGCGAATCGGTGGCCATGCCCTTGCGCTACTACCACAACAATATCACCGGCACCATCAACCTGTGCGAGGTGATGACCAGACATCGGGTCAACAAGCTGGTTTTCAGCTCTTCGGCCACCGTCTATGGCGATCCCCATACGGTGCCGATCAGGGAAGACTTCCCCGTCGGTGCCACGAACCCCTATGGGCGGACGAAACTGATGATCGAAGAGATCCTGCGGGATCTGCAGCGGGCGAACGACGCCTGGCACATATCCCTGCTGCGCTATTTCAATCCGGTGGGCGCTCACGAAAGCGGCCGCATCGGCGAAGATCCTAATGGCATCCCCAACAATCTGCTGCCCTATATTTCCCAGGTTGCCGTGGGGAAACTGCAAAAACTTTCAGTCTTCGGCAGCGACTATCCCACCCCTGACGGCACCGGTATCCGTGATTACATCCATGTGGTGGATCTGGCAGTCGGCCACCTCCGGGCCCTGGAAGCAATGACCACAACACCTGGCGTGGCTACCTATAACCTTGGCACCGGCCGGGGGTACAGTGTTCTGGAGATGGTTGCCGCCTTTGAACAGTCATCGGGACGACGGATCCCCTACCAAATCACCGGCCGGCGACCGGGAGACATTGCCTCCTGCTACGCCGACCCTTCCCTGGCAGAGAGGAAACTTCACTGGACCGCTGAGCGGGACATTGCCACAATGACTGCCGATGCCTGGCGCTGGCAGCAGCAGAATCCGGATGGTTATGTCTAG
- a CDS encoding DUF2288 domain-containing protein — MENSLVEKLQDEIGTVSWPWLKPHGERDALFLIDPQMDLLDVAVHIAEDRVEQVRHWLETGKIIRPDTKQMDAWETANTMFSCLIVKPFVLIQLPS; from the coding sequence ATGGAAAACTCATTAGTTGAAAAACTGCAGGACGAAATTGGCACGGTCAGCTGGCCCTGGCTGAAACCCCATGGTGAACGGGACGCCCTGTTTCTCATTGACCCGCAGATGGATTTGCTTGATGTTGCCGTACATATTGCCGAAGATCGGGTTGAGCAGGTTCGTCACTGGCTGGAAACCGGCAAAATAATCCGGCCGGACACCAAACAGATGGACGCCTGGGAAACGGCAAACACCATGTTTTCCTGCCTTATTGTCAAACCTTTTGTCCTCATACAACTCCCATCTTAG
- a CDS encoding GGDEF domain-containing protein, translated as MTTADSLFRSWRSFFLPGSLLWVAALGSLRIKFLATRIPLTDPLLPVAVLAVGVLLGWRFNRSRVVFALLLLALADRLLRHYGGSSSISSGPGQVVYQSIALFLPLNLALIALMEERGLFNWRGITRILLILVQPLLLAGIVHHRPALLLDIYHFSFSNQPLLLRLPLPQPATVTIVLSFTILFGRWWWRRGAMESGFFWVLPISITALTMVQPGPETTFFFAIAGLTLTIAVIESSHFMAYRDELTKLPARRALNEHLLQLGSRYALAMVDIDFFKKFNDRYGHDVGDQVLRMVATRLSRTGGGGKAFRYGGEEFTILFPGRTADEAMPFLEQLRQEIADTGFSVRNRPRPRKKPPKPRQREKAVKKVSLTVSIGIGEPDDRHPTPGQALKRADQALYRAKKAGRNRIIK; from the coding sequence ATGACTACCGCTGATTCTCTTTTCCGCAGCTGGCGATCATTCTTCCTGCCGGGAAGTCTCTTGTGGGTGGCCGCCTTGGGCAGCCTGCGGATCAAATTTCTGGCAACCAGAATCCCGCTGACCGATCCCCTGCTGCCGGTGGCGGTCCTGGCCGTTGGCGTCCTGCTTGGCTGGCGTTTCAACCGCAGCCGGGTGGTTTTTGCCCTTCTGCTCCTGGCGCTGGCCGACCGTCTGCTCCGTCATTACGGCGGTAGTTCCAGCATCTCTTCAGGGCCGGGGCAGGTAGTCTACCAAAGCATCGCCCTCTTTCTGCCCCTGAACCTGGCTTTGATTGCCCTGATGGAGGAACGGGGACTGTTCAACTGGCGGGGCATCACCAGAATACTGCTGATTCTTGTCCAGCCACTGCTGCTTGCCGGCATCGTTCACCATCGGCCCGCCCTCCTGCTGGATATCTACCACTTCTCTTTCAGTAACCAGCCCCTCCTGCTGCGGCTGCCGTTGCCACAACCTGCCACAGTTACTATTGTGCTAAGCTTCACGATTCTTTTCGGCCGCTGGTGGTGGCGACGGGGAGCTATGGAAAGCGGCTTTTTCTGGGTCCTACCCATAAGTATAACTGCCCTGACCATGGTTCAACCGGGGCCGGAAACCACTTTTTTCTTTGCCATCGCCGGCCTGACACTGACCATTGCAGTCATCGAATCATCGCACTTCATGGCCTATCGTGATGAGCTGACCAAGCTGCCGGCCCGCCGGGCTCTCAATGAGCACCTACTGCAACTGGGCAGCCGTTATGCCCTGGCCATGGTGGATATCGACTTTTTCAAAAAATTCAACGACCGCTACGGCCATGACGTGGGCGATCAAGTCTTGCGGATGGTTGCCACCCGGCTCTCCCGAACAGGGGGCGGCGGCAAGGCTTTTCGCTACGGCGGCGAAGAGTTTACCATCCTTTTTCCCGGCCGCACCGCTGATGAGGCCATGCCGTTTCTCGAACAGCTGCGGCAGGAGATTGCCGATACCGGATTCAGTGTCCGCAATCGTCCGCGCCCCAGGAAAAAACCGCCCAAACCCCGGCAACGGGAAAAAGCAGTAAAAAAGGTGTCCCTGACCGTCAGCATCGGGATCGGCGAACCTGACGACCGTCACCCGACCCCTGGTCAGGCCTTGAAGCGGGCCGACCAAGCACTGTACCGTGCCAAAAAAGCCGGCCGCAACCGAATCATCAAGTAA